From a single Adhaeribacter swui genomic region:
- a CDS encoding SPASM domain-containing protein yields MAVTGKLTDAFNLLSKLTWQRAGNMGQVVSSYILSKLTQKATHWGSPISISFEPTTSCNLRCPECPSGLRSFTRPTGMLPDELFRNTIDQLHQKLLYLIFYFQGEPYLHPRFLEMVQYASKRKIYTATSTNAHYLTEENARKTVESGLDRLIISIDGTSQETYQAYRVGGNLNKVIEGTRNLIKWKKELKSKTPFVIFQFLVVRPNEHQIADVKKLAAELGVDDVWFKTAQIYDYAQGSPLIPTIDYYSRYQNTGNGTYQIKNKLLNHCWRMWHSCVITWDGLVVPCCFDKDAEYRMGDLKTESFRALWRGTHYQKFRGAVLKSRSQVEMCRNCTEGTKVWG; encoded by the coding sequence ATGGCCGTAACCGGAAAACTAACCGATGCTTTTAATTTGCTTTCTAAACTTACCTGGCAACGGGCGGGTAATATGGGGCAAGTGGTAAGCAGCTACATCTTATCGAAGCTTACCCAAAAAGCCACGCACTGGGGTAGCCCCATCAGTATTTCGTTTGAGCCTACTACCTCGTGTAATTTGCGTTGCCCCGAGTGCCCCAGCGGTTTGCGTTCGTTTACCCGACCTACCGGCATGCTGCCTGATGAGTTATTCCGGAATACCATCGACCAACTGCATCAGAAATTATTGTACTTAATTTTTTACTTTCAGGGCGAACCTTATTTGCATCCCCGCTTCCTGGAAATGGTACAGTATGCTTCTAAAAGAAAAATATACACAGCCACTTCTACCAATGCGCATTACCTTACCGAAGAAAACGCCCGCAAAACCGTAGAATCGGGTCTGGATCGGTTGATTATTTCCATCGACGGTACCAGCCAAGAAACTTACCAGGCTTACCGCGTAGGTGGCAACTTAAATAAAGTAATCGAAGGCACCCGCAACCTGATCAAGTGGAAGAAAGAGTTAAAATCCAAAACCCCTTTCGTGATTTTTCAATTTTTGGTGGTGCGGCCCAACGAACACCAGATAGCCGATGTTAAAAAACTGGCGGCGGAGTTAGGCGTAGACGATGTGTGGTTTAAAACAGCGCAAATTTACGATTATGCGCAAGGTTCGCCGTTAATACCTACTATAGATTATTACTCGCGGTACCAGAATACCGGCAACGGTACGTATCAGATTAAAAATAAATTGCTTAATCATTGCTGGCGCATGTGGCATTCCTGCGTTATAACCTGGGACGGCCTGGTAGTACCCTGTTGTTTTGACAAAGACGCCGAATACCGCATGGGTGATTTAAAAACCGAAAGTTTCCGGGCTTTGTGGCGCGGCACGCATTATCAGAAATTCCGGGGAGCCGTTTTAAAATCGCGGAGCCAGGTAGAAATGTGCCGGAATTGCACCGAAGGCACCAAGGTGTGGGGATAA
- the radA gene encoding DNA repair protein RadA, producing MAKIKTSYFCQSCGAQSAKWIGRCPACGEWNTYVEEVLQREEAAGPASWKSSSSLQIANKPRPIAEISYSEELRLDTRDQELNRVLGGGIVPGSMVLIGGEPGIGKSTLMLQIALNLKNQRVLYISGEESEQQIKMRAERLGAQHPNCFILTETGTQNIFKQIEQLQPEVLIIDSIQTLHSAFIESGAGSISQVRECTAELLKYAKESGTPVFLIGHITKEGNLAGPKILEHMVDTVLQFEGDRHMTYRILRTTKNRFGSTSELGIYEMLGTGLRQVSNPSEILISQREENFSGITIGATLEGNRPLLIEVQSLVSPATYGTPQRSSTGYDAKRLNMLLAVLEKRSGFKLGLQDVFLNIAGGIKVEDPAIDLAVCASILSSFEDLAIPHTTCFAAEVGLSGEIRAVNRIDNRISEAEKLGFKEIYISKFNLKGIDQKKLGIKVNAVSKLEEVLSSLFG from the coding sequence ATGGCGAAAATAAAAACCTCTTACTTCTGCCAGAGTTGTGGGGCGCAATCCGCAAAATGGATTGGTCGTTGCCCAGCTTGTGGCGAATGGAATACCTACGTAGAAGAAGTACTGCAACGCGAAGAAGCAGCCGGACCAGCTTCCTGGAAATCCTCTTCGTCGCTGCAAATAGCAAACAAACCCCGGCCTATTGCCGAAATCAGCTACTCCGAAGAATTGCGCCTGGATACCCGCGACCAGGAATTAAACCGGGTTTTAGGCGGCGGCATTGTGCCGGGCTCCATGGTTTTAATTGGCGGCGAACCGGGCATTGGTAAATCTACTTTAATGCTGCAGATTGCCTTAAATTTAAAAAATCAGCGGGTACTCTACATTTCCGGCGAAGAAAGCGAACAGCAAATAAAAATGCGGGCCGAACGCCTCGGTGCGCAACACCCCAACTGCTTTATTTTAACCGAAACCGGCACCCAAAATATATTCAAGCAAATTGAGCAACTGCAGCCCGAAGTATTAATCATCGACTCCATCCAAACTTTGCATTCGGCTTTTATCGAAAGTGGAGCGGGTAGTATTTCGCAGGTGCGGGAATGTACCGCCGAGTTGTTAAAATACGCTAAAGAAAGCGGTACGCCGGTGTTTTTAATCGGCCATATAACCAAAGAAGGTAACCTGGCCGGCCCTAAAATTCTGGAGCACATGGTAGATACCGTATTGCAGTTCGAAGGCGACCGCCACATGACTTACCGCATTTTACGTACCACGAAAAATCGTTTCGGTTCTACTTCCGAATTGGGCATTTACGAGATGCTGGGTACTGGTTTGCGGCAGGTTAGTAATCCTTCGGAGATATTAATTTCGCAGCGCGAAGAAAACTTTAGCGGCATTACCATTGGCGCCACTCTAGAAGGCAATCGCCCTTTATTAATTGAAGTGCAAAGTTTGGTTAGCCCGGCTACCTACGGTACGCCGCAGCGTTCCAGTACTGGTTACGATGCCAAACGGTTAAATATGTTGCTGGCCGTATTGGAAAAACGCAGTGGTTTTAAGTTAGGCTTGCAAGACGTATTTTTAAACATTGCAGGTGGCATTAAAGTAGAAGATCCGGCTATTGATTTAGCCGTGTGTGCTTCCATCCTGTCGTCGTTTGAGGATTTAGCTATTCCGCATACTACCTGCTTTGCCGCCGAGGTAGGCTTAAGTGGCGAGATCCGGGCCGTAAACCGCATCGACAACCGCATCAGCGAAGCCGAAAAGCTGGGTTTTAAAGAAATTTACATTTCTAAGTTTAATTTAAAAGGCATCGACCAGAAGAAATTAGGTATAAAAGTAAACGCGGTAAGTAAACTGGAGGAAGTTTTAAGTTCTCTTTTTGGATAA
- a CDS encoding putative signal transducing protein, with the protein MDPKLITIATFPDALKAQIMRGRLEAEGIPAFIADEHTITNQPFLYMAYGGVRLQVTEQDRDRALTVLNTSEAFAVENTPEYFPDQCPNCHSDKVKETTSAAKPSLLTFLRNALTARPSQPLVRRFTCQNCGYKWIMEN; encoded by the coding sequence ATGGATCCTAAATTAATTACCATTGCTACTTTTCCGGATGCTTTAAAGGCCCAGATCATGCGCGGTCGTTTAGAAGCCGAAGGTATTCCGGCTTTTATTGCCGATGAACATACCATTACCAACCAGCCCTTTTTGTACATGGCTTACGGCGGCGTGCGCCTGCAGGTAACGGAACAAGACCGCGATCGTGCCCTAACCGTATTAAATACCAGTGAGGCCTTTGCGGTAGAAAATACACCGGAGTACTTCCCGGATCAATGCCCCAACTGCCATTCCGATAAAGTAAAAGAAACAACCTCGGCAGCAAAGCCATCGTTATTAACTTTTCTCCGCAATGCACTTACTGCCCGTCCCAGCCAGCCTTTGGTCCGGCGGTTTACCTGTCAAAATTGCGGTTACAAATGGATCATGGAAAATTAA